The proteins below are encoded in one region of Belonocnema kinseyi isolate 2016_QV_RU_SX_M_011 chromosome 5, B_treatae_v1, whole genome shotgun sequence:
- the LOC117172696 gene encoding copper chaperone for superoxide dismutase isoform X1 — translation MDSAKIEFAVQMTCQNCVNAVKKSLSNVEGIKDVDISLERGTVVVDTNLPYSLIQEKIEGTGKMAVLKGYGGIESFSAVSMLGGNSGYSFGESIKGVIRFAQTANGCIIDGTVDGLSPGPHGLHIHECGDISRGCESVGDHFNPQNTPHGGPDSKPSERHVGDLGNIIADNSGRVRFRIVDQLLKVPEIIGRSLVVTENPDDLGKGETPASKIDGNSGKKLACGIIARSSGLFQNTKQICACDGLTLWDERDRSISEKTESSTDYKICRVS, via the exons ATGGATTCAGCAAAG ATAGAATTTGCAGTTCAGATGACGTGTCAGAATTGCGTCAATgccgtaaaaaaaagtttatccaaCGTTGAGGGAATAAAGGACGTCGATATTTCCTTAGAGCGAGGAACCGTAGTCGTCGACACGAATCTTCCATATTCATTAATTCAGGAAAAAATTGAGGGCACTGGAAAAATGGCTGTTCTCAAGGGCTATGGAG GCATTGAAAGTTTTAGCGCCGTTTCAATGTTAGGTGGTAATTCTGGATACAGTTTTGGAGAGTCTATTAAAGGAGTAATTAGATTCGCACAAACAGCTAACGGTTGTATCATAGATGGAACAGTTGACGGTTTGAGTCCTGGACCTCACGGATTACACATTCACGAATGTGGAGACATTTCACGTGGTTGCGAAAG TGTTGGTGATCATTTTAATCCACAGAACACACCTCATGGTGGACCAGATAGTAAACCTTCCGAAAGA CATGTAGGAGATTTGGGAAATATAATCGCAGATAATTCGGGTCGAGTGAGATTCCGAATTGTCGATCAGCTCCTAAAAGTGCCAGAAATAATTGGCAGATCGCTCGTAGTCACGGAAAATCCGGACGATTTAGGAAAAGGCGAGACTCCTGCCTCAAAAATTGACGGAAACAGcggcaaaaa GTTGGCTTGTGGAATAATAGCGAGATCCTCAGGTTTGTTTCAAAACACGAAACAAATTTGTGCCTGCGATGGTCTTACTCTCTGGGACGAAAGGGATCGAAGTATTTCGGAAAAAACAGAATCTAGTACGGATTACAAAATTTGCAGAGTTTCTTga
- the LOC117172696 gene encoding copper chaperone for superoxide dismutase isoform X2 — protein MDSAKIEFAVQMTCQNCVNAVKKSLSNVEGIKDVDISLERGTVVVDTNLPYSLIQEKIEGTGKMAVLKGYGGGNSGYSFGESIKGVIRFAQTANGCIIDGTVDGLSPGPHGLHIHECGDISRGCESVGDHFNPQNTPHGGPDSKPSERHVGDLGNIIADNSGRVRFRIVDQLLKVPEIIGRSLVVTENPDDLGKGETPASKIDGNSGKKLACGIIARSSGLFQNTKQICACDGLTLWDERDRSISEKTESSTDYKICRVS, from the exons ATGGATTCAGCAAAG ATAGAATTTGCAGTTCAGATGACGTGTCAGAATTGCGTCAATgccgtaaaaaaaagtttatccaaCGTTGAGGGAATAAAGGACGTCGATATTTCCTTAGAGCGAGGAACCGTAGTCGTCGACACGAATCTTCCATATTCATTAATTCAGGAAAAAATTGAGGGCACTGGAAAAATGGCTGTTCTCAAGGGCTATGGAG GTGGTAATTCTGGATACAGTTTTGGAGAGTCTATTAAAGGAGTAATTAGATTCGCACAAACAGCTAACGGTTGTATCATAGATGGAACAGTTGACGGTTTGAGTCCTGGACCTCACGGATTACACATTCACGAATGTGGAGACATTTCACGTGGTTGCGAAAG TGTTGGTGATCATTTTAATCCACAGAACACACCTCATGGTGGACCAGATAGTAAACCTTCCGAAAGA CATGTAGGAGATTTGGGAAATATAATCGCAGATAATTCGGGTCGAGTGAGATTCCGAATTGTCGATCAGCTCCTAAAAGTGCCAGAAATAATTGGCAGATCGCTCGTAGTCACGGAAAATCCGGACGATTTAGGAAAAGGCGAGACTCCTGCCTCAAAAATTGACGGAAACAGcggcaaaaa GTTGGCTTGTGGAATAATAGCGAGATCCTCAGGTTTGTTTCAAAACACGAAACAAATTTGTGCCTGCGATGGTCTTACTCTCTGGGACGAAAGGGATCGAAGTATTTCGGAAAAAACAGAATCTAGTACGGATTACAAAATTTGCAGAGTTTCTTga
- the LOC117172698 gene encoding histone H1-like: MTDKVESVAAAVATPKKAAAPKVKKPKSKPTHPPTADMVNAAIKELKERNGSSLQAIKKYVAATYKLDADKLAPFIKKYLKSAVASGKLVQSKGKGASGSFKLAVKDSKPKAAKSAASKVTKKPASKVAKKPASAKKAAPKAKKAVAEKKKTATKVAAKPPKAKSTKPKAKPAPKKAAKAASPAKKAAPKAKKPVAKKVAKK; the protein is encoded by the coding sequence ATGACTGACAAAGTTGAATCTGTTGCTGCTGCGGTTGCGACCCCGAAGAAGGCTGCCGCACCCAAGGTGAAGAAGCCCAAGAGCAAGCCAACTCATCCACCAACTGCTGACATGGTGAATGCCGCCATCAAGGAACTCAAGGAAAGAAATGGATCGTCTCTTCAGGCCATCAAGAAATACGTTGCTGCAACTTATAAACTTGATGCTGACAAGTTGGCTCCTTTCATCAAGAAGTACTTGAAGAGTGCCGTCGCCAGTGGTAAATTGGTTCAGTCCAAGGGAAAAGGTGCTTCAGGATCTTTCAAGCTCGCAGTGAAAGACAGCAAACCTAAAGCTGCCAAGTCTGCTGCTTCAAAGGTTACCAAGAAACCAGCATCCAAAGTTGCTAAGAAGCCAGCTTCCGCAAAGAAGGCTGCCCCGAAAGCAAAGAAAGCTGTTGCTGAAAAGAAGAAGACTGCTACTAAAGTTGCTGCCAAGCCACCCAAGGCAAAGTCCACTAAGCCTAAGGCCAAGCCTGCTCCCAAAAAAGCAGCAAAGGCCGCTTCTCCAGCAAAGAAGGCTGCTCCCAAGGCAAAGAAGCCAGTAGCAAAGAAGGTTGCGAAGAAGTAA